In Romboutsia lituseburensis, a genomic segment contains:
- a CDS encoding nucleotide sugar dehydrogenase has translation MTAKICIIGLGYIGLPTAAVFADNGYKVIGVDINKEIVDNLNKGKIIITEPHLDKLVRRVVDKKNLIGVSKPCEADVFIICVPTPIGENKKADLKYVIDATSCILPYLKKGSVVILESTSPVGTTKNIIKNILKKSNLDIGKDVYLGYSPERVLPGKIIEELINNHRVVGGINEVSAIKIKQLYETFVKGEIYMTDTDTAELVKLIENTFRDINIAFANELAQICDSLEINVWDVIKYANKHPRVNILNPGPGVGGHCLAVDPWFIVESRPDLANLIKLSRNINDYMPQYMFKLVKSLLKDDEDNKKITILGATYKPDIDDVRESPITKLINLLKENDYEVCVYDPYVNNLENKVKNLNVAVKNSNLLILGVGHSIFKNIDFKELLNLMNSNILLDTINFLNKEDMINIGFKYVLLGDKNEF, from the coding sequence ATGACAGCAAAAATTTGTATAATAGGGCTTGGATATATAGGTTTACCAACAGCTGCAGTATTTGCAGACAATGGGTATAAAGTCATAGGTGTAGATATAAATAAAGAAATAGTAGACAATTTGAATAAAGGAAAAATTATTATCACAGAGCCTCATTTAGACAAATTAGTTAGGAGAGTGGTTGATAAAAAAAATCTTATAGGAGTATCAAAACCATGTGAAGCAGATGTATTTATAATTTGTGTTCCGACTCCTATAGGTGAGAATAAAAAAGCAGATTTAAAATATGTAATAGATGCAACCAGCTGTATATTACCTTATTTAAAAAAAGGATCAGTTGTTATACTAGAGTCAACATCCCCTGTAGGAACTACAAAAAATATTATAAAAAATATACTTAAAAAAAGTAACCTAGATATAGGCAAAGATGTATATTTGGGATATAGTCCGGAAAGAGTTTTACCAGGTAAAATAATCGAAGAACTTATCAATAATCATAGGGTTGTAGGAGGTATAAATGAAGTATCTGCTATTAAGATAAAGCAACTATACGAAACTTTTGTAAAGGGAGAAATATATATGACCGATACAGACACTGCAGAGTTAGTAAAGTTAATTGAGAATACTTTTAGAGATATAAATATAGCATTTGCAAATGAATTAGCTCAGATATGTGATAGTTTAGAAATAAATGTATGGGATGTAATAAAATATGCAAATAAGCATCCGCGTGTAAACATATTAAATCCTGGCCCAGGTGTAGGTGGACACTGTCTAGCTGTTGATCCATGGTTTATAGTAGAAAGCAGACCTGATTTGGCCAATTTGATAAAATTATCAAGAAATATTAATGACTATATGCCACAATACATGTTTAAATTAGTCAAAAGCCTGCTAAAAGACGATGAGGATAATAAAAAAATTACAATTTTAGGAGCAACATATAAACCTGATATAGATGACGTTAGAGAAAGCCCAATAACAAAGCTTATTAACTTATTAAAAGAAAATGATTATGAAGTTTGCGTATATGATCCATACGTTAATAATCTTGAAAATAAAGTAAAAAACTTAAATGTAGCAGTAAAAAATAGTAATTTACTAATTTTAGGCGTAGGACATAGTATATTTAAAAATATAGACTTTAAAGAATTGCTGAACTTAATGAATTCTAATATATTATTAGATACTATAAATTTTTTAAATAAAGAAGATATGATTAATATTGGTTTTAAATATGTATTGTTAGGTGATAAAAATGAATTTTAA
- a CDS encoding glycosyltransferase, giving the protein MNFKKIFNLISNKKNDSLYLDNNKSYKNLINVACILDIFSYQCFKYECNLIPLSPDDWKQTIIKEEPLILLVESYWLANNGQWDITKVKQQKQIKLLVEFCKSLNIKTVFWNKEDPYSFDMYLNLAKEFEIIYTTDIACIKRYKSIVNHENVYLLPFAAQPAIHNPIEIYDNRSDKISFAGSYYGATFIERQHQFEIIASICNEYGLDIYDRHFGTTNPLRMFPQKYKDNIIGNLKGEEIVKAYKGYKFGINLNSIKGSYTMFARRVIELMASNTVVISSPSIGMEEFFGDLTIHDTDNIKSSIDKLKEDEIYYKKYRLLALRRVLKDHTYEDRIKDIVEKSLNIKLSNKFKTVAVVAFVENEEEIKKIEYMFNNQLYINKNLYIICRFNVNKSKKPNIYDIKSIEYKKVQDLIKEEYISYINTKDFYGPYYLTDLMYATLYAPQCEAIGKSSYYFLEDKLKFKSNKQEYKYVNELMYRNSIVKLCVINNRVGDLFNLFNNVTIRYNHMLSIDCFNYLYNENDKPIDEKSLNKILDIKNINIGKNINEIQKDYYRNIIEDEKTYKLDLSKFICKNIDINLKKFKESGLIINSNLDQSKHQYIIYNLQTDNISNIPKFSTIKVSFNKEYTITVLGDNDDNQNSAIFITAYSDKKMEKSYVIQLNSSKVLSFSKKIKKILVAVRIQGSGTVIIDDIIIRESRKNYIEEGRGDYLILTDNYPSDLEIYKNGFVHRRVKNYIKNGLSVDIFVFNPHEQNNYLQYEYDGVIVRRGGKEHLAQLLENSTYKKILVHFLREDMYNVISLFNNIETIVWIHGAEVRPWYRRYFEYEDSVNLKDIILNSDRKMNFIRKLFTKIPLNMHLVFVSENLKNEVEKDIGIKIDESKYSIIHNIIDESLFLYNSKTKDQRKKILSIRPYDSQIYANDLSVKAIFELSKKTYFNELEFCFYGRGKLFEQILNPLRIFDNVKIHETFLKQEEIANIHKEYGVFLVPTRGDTQGVSRDEAMSSGLVPITNDVGAIREFVNEECSMIAPKESYIQIANAIEYLYLNPDEFIKKSINATKQVKNLSSTSHTILKEIELIQKPVNNQFKEKYKLDLQNLICIPNHKLDITKNDDGSVKVKSIIPENKHQYIYYNINVKDNDVVNFNAPPQYSPILIESNKEYLFESFGSKAVYTSIVIIAYSKNKKEKHYFIPLNSHKIIKFDLNIEKIMICIRVVGNQEFSIKDITIKERKKEIQSLKEYKVNNIPYISILMTSYNVEKYIEQAINSIINQSIGFQNIEIIIIDDASTDKTTQIIKRYMNKYSQISLIINPQNEKYPGKSKNKALNLARGKYIMLVDSDDILSIQACINLYNLMEIYKSDYIIGKYSYLYDKDNRVEAEPLFETKKYKRSYINFNLNYLYNNSLEQHITSCDIINQPGTSCNKIYKTSFLNNNNVRYVEDQIIGEDYIFNHQCLLKASKISYFPINIFEYRKRNTIFNRSITQEFNTQRMDDLLKQKLRTSQLYKSTPYPFDKITNSYFLNSIYPRIIDIENYTDKEKILEKIKEFLNYFDLNDPRINENRKNVLQNVLKNDMSHFNTFIEEGFSVISPTIRKNCIDNIIRNFINQDYSKKELIIVVNKDNINIEYIQEKIKKYINIRVYKLPESYTLGECLNFGVEKSKYKFIAKFDDDDHYSKYYLSEVYNNLKKTKCDIIGKSKIYYYLDEFKELRILKDGVVNKDIKKVAGATICFKKEVFDQVKFYNININEDGVFLAECIKKGFNIYATSSKNFIAFRSNSLDNHTWKIELEKILDMTIPYKNNISFEQCFNLVELKSTESGY; this is encoded by the coding sequence ATGAATTTTAAGAAAATTTTCAACTTAATAAGTAACAAAAAAAATGATAGCCTATATTTGGATAATAATAAATCATATAAGAATTTAATAAATGTTGCATGTATATTAGATATATTTAGCTATCAGTGTTTTAAATATGAATGTAATTTAATTCCTTTAAGCCCTGATGATTGGAAACAGACTATAATAAAAGAAGAACCTTTGATATTATTAGTTGAATCATATTGGTTAGCCAACAATGGACAATGGGATATAACTAAAGTGAAGCAACAAAAACAGATAAAATTATTAGTAGAATTTTGCAAGTCACTAAATATTAAAACTGTATTTTGGAATAAAGAGGACCCTTATAGTTTTGATATGTATCTAAATTTAGCTAAAGAATTCGAGATAATATATACAACTGATATAGCATGTATAAAAAGATATAAAAGTATTGTTAATCATGAAAATGTATATTTATTACCTTTCGCAGCCCAGCCAGCTATTCATAATCCAATAGAAATTTATGATAATAGAAGTGATAAAATAAGTTTTGCAGGTAGTTATTATGGGGCTACATTTATAGAGAGACAACATCAATTTGAGATTATAGCAAGTATATGCAATGAATATGGTCTAGATATATATGACAGACATTTTGGAACAACAAATCCTTTACGAATGTTTCCTCAAAAATATAAAGATAATATAATAGGGAATCTAAAAGGGGAAGAAATTGTAAAGGCATATAAAGGATATAAATTTGGAATAAATTTAAACTCTATAAAAGGCTCTTATACGATGTTTGCAAGAAGAGTTATAGAACTTATGGCATCAAACACAGTAGTTATAAGTTCACCGTCTATAGGAATGGAAGAATTTTTTGGAGATTTAACTATTCATGATACAGATAATATAAAATCCAGTATAGATAAATTAAAAGAAGATGAAATATATTATAAAAAATACAGATTATTAGCATTAAGGAGAGTGTTAAAAGATCATACTTACGAAGATAGAATTAAAGATATAGTAGAAAAATCTTTGAATATAAAACTAAGTAATAAATTTAAAACAGTAGCTGTAGTAGCCTTTGTGGAAAATGAAGAAGAAATAAAAAAAATAGAGTATATGTTTAATAATCAATTATATATAAATAAAAATCTATATATAATTTGTAGATTTAATGTAAATAAAAGTAAAAAGCCGAATATATACGATATAAAAAGTATAGAGTATAAAAAAGTACAGGATTTAATAAAAGAAGAATATATAAGTTACATTAATACAAAAGACTTTTATGGACCATATTATTTAACTGATTTAATGTATGCTACATTATATGCTCCACAATGTGAAGCAATAGGAAAATCATCATACTATTTTTTAGAAGATAAATTGAAATTTAAGTCTAATAAGCAAGAGTATAAATATGTAAATGAATTGATGTATAGAAACTCTATAGTAAAATTATGTGTTATTAATAACAGAGTAGGAGATTTGTTTAATTTATTTAATAACGTTACTATAAGATATAATCATATGTTATCGATAGATTGCTTTAATTATTTATACAATGAAAATGATAAGCCTATAGATGAAAAATCATTAAATAAAATACTAGATATAAAAAATATAAATATAGGAAAAAATATAAATGAAATACAAAAAGACTATTATAGAAATATAATAGAAGATGAGAAAACATACAAACTAGATTTAAGCAAATTTATTTGCAAAAATATAGATATTAATTTAAAAAAATTTAAAGAAAGTGGGCTTATTATAAATAGCAATTTAGATCAATCAAAACATCAATATATAATATATAATTTACAAACTGATAATATAAGTAATATTCCCAAATTTAGTACTATAAAAGTGAGTTTTAATAAGGAATATACTATAACTGTATTAGGGGATAATGATGATAATCAAAATTCAGCTATATTTATAACTGCTTATTCTGATAAAAAAATGGAAAAATCATATGTTATACAATTAAACTCTAGTAAAGTATTAAGTTTTAGTAAAAAGATAAAAAAAATATTAGTAGCTGTAAGAATACAAGGAAGTGGAACTGTGATCATAGATGATATAATTATTAGAGAAAGTAGGAAGAATTATATAGAAGAAGGTAGAGGCGATTATTTAATACTTACAGATAATTATCCTTCAGATTTAGAAATATACAAAAATGGATTTGTACACCGAAGAGTAAAAAATTATATAAAAAATGGATTAAGTGTAGATATATTTGTATTTAATCCACATGAACAAAATAATTATTTACAATATGAATATGATGGTGTGATTGTCAGAAGGGGAGGAAAAGAACATCTAGCACAGCTTTTAGAAAATTCAACATACAAAAAAATATTAGTACATTTTCTTAGAGAAGATATGTATAATGTTATAAGTTTATTTAACAATATAGAAACTATAGTATGGATTCATGGTGCAGAAGTTAGACCTTGGTATAGACGATACTTTGAATATGAAGATAGTGTAAATTTAAAAGATATAATATTAAATAGTGATAGAAAAATGAATTTTATCAGAAAATTATTTACAAAAATACCTTTAAATATGCACCTGGTGTTTGTATCAGAAAATTTAAAAAATGAAGTAGAAAAAGATATAGGAATAAAAATTGATGAAAGTAAGTATTCAATAATTCATAATATTATTGATGAATCATTATTTTTATACAATTCAAAAACAAAGGATCAAAGAAAGAAAATTCTTAGTATAAGGCCTTATGATTCACAAATATATGCAAATGATTTAAGTGTTAAAGCAATTTTTGAATTATCTAAAAAAACATATTTCAATGAGTTAGAATTTTGCTTTTATGGAAGAGGAAAACTTTTTGAGCAGATTCTTAATCCACTTAGAATATTTGATAATGTAAAAATACATGAGACTTTCTTAAAACAAGAAGAAATAGCTAATATACACAAGGAATATGGAGTATTTTTGGTTCCAACACGTGGGGATACACAAGGTGTATCTAGAGATGAAGCTATGTCTAGTGGGTTGGTTCCAATAACGAATGATGTAGGAGCAATAAGAGAATTTGTAAATGAAGAATGTTCAATGATAGCACCTAAAGAGAGTTATATACAAATAGCAAATGCTATTGAATATTTATATCTAAATCCAGATGAATTCATAAAAAAATCAATAAATGCTACAAAACAAGTTAAAAATTTAAGTAGCACTAGTCATACAATATTAAAAGAAATAGAGTTAATACAAAAGCCAGTTAATAATCAATTTAAAGAAAAATACAAATTAGATTTACAAAACCTAATCTGTATACCAAATCATAAATTAGATATTACAAAAAATGATGATGGTAGTGTTAAAGTAAAGTCGATAATACCAGAAAATAAACATCAATATATATATTACAATATAAATGTTAAAGATAATGATGTTGTAAATTTTAATGCACCTCCACAATACAGTCCTATATTAATAGAATCTAATAAAGAATATTTATTTGAAAGCTTTGGTAGTAAAGCTGTTTATACGAGTATAGTTATTATAGCATACTCTAAAAATAAAAAAGAAAAACACTACTTTATTCCATTAAATTCTCATAAAATTATAAAATTTGATCTTAATATAGAAAAAATTATGATATGTATAAGAGTGGTAGGTAATCAAGAATTTAGTATAAAAGATATAACTATAAAAGAAAGGAAAAAAGAAATACAATCATTAAAAGAATATAAAGTTAATAATATCCCTTATATATCAATATTGATGACTTCATACAATGTAGAAAAATATATTGAACAGGCTATTAATTCTATTATAAATCAGAGTATTGGATTTCAAAATATAGAAATAATAATAATAGATGATGCTTCTACTGACAAAACAACACAAATCATAAAACGATATATGAATAAATATAGCCAAATAAGTCTCATAATAAATCCGCAAAATGAAAAATATCCAGGAAAATCTAAAAATAAAGCTTTAAATTTAGCAAGAGGAAAATATATTATGCTAGTTGACTCTGATGATATTTTAAGTATCCAAGCATGTATAAATTTATATAATTTAATGGAAATATATAAAAGTGACTATATTATAGGAAAATATAGTTATTTATATGATAAAGATAATAGAGTAGAGGCTGAACCTTTATTTGAAACTAAAAAATATAAAAGATCATATATAAACTTTAACTTAAATTATTTATATAATAATTCTTTAGAACAACATATTACATCCTGTGATATTATAAATCAACCAGGTACTTCATGTAATAAAATCTATAAAACGAGTTTTTTAAATAATAATAATGTAAGATATGTAGAAGATCAGATTATAGGAGAAGACTATATATTTAATCATCAGTGCCTATTAAAAGCATCAAAAATATCATACTTTCCAATAAATATATTTGAATATAGAAAAAGAAATACCATATTTAATAGATCTATAACACAAGAATTTAATACTCAAAGGATGGATGACTTGTTAAAACAAAAGCTAAGAACCTCTCAATTGTACAAATCAACACCATATCCATTTGATAAAATAACTAATAGTTATTTCTTAAATTCAATATACCCTAGAATAATAGATATAGAAAATTATACTGATAAAGAGAAAATATTAGAAAAAATAAAGGAATTTTTGAATTATTTTGATTTAAATGATCCAAGAATAAATGAAAATAGAAAAAATGTATTACAAAATGTACTAAAAAATGATATGAGTCATTTTAATACATTTATTGAAGAAGGCTTTTCAGTTATATCCCCAACTATTAGAAAAAATTGTATAGACAATATAATTAGAAATTTTATAAACCAAGATTATAGTAAAAAAGAATTAATTATTGTTGTAAACAAAGATAACATTAATATTGAATATATTCAAGAAAAAATTAAGAAATATATAAATATAAGAGTATATAAATTGCCAGAAAGTTATACACTAGGAGAATGCTTGAATTTTGGGGTAGAAAAATCTAAATATAAATTTATAGCTAAATTTGATGATGATGATCACTATTCTAAATATTATTTATCTGAAGTATATAATAATTTAAAAAAAACTAAATGTGACATTATAGGTAAATCTAAAATATATTATTATCTTGACGAATTTAAAGAACTAAGAATATTAAAAGATGGTGTTGTAAATAAGGATATAAAAAAAGTTGCTGGTGCAACTATATGTTTTAAAAAAGAAGTATTTGACCAAGTAAAATTTTATAATATAAATATAAATGAAGATGGTGTTTTTTTAGCTGAATGTATTAAAAAAGGTTTCAATATATATGCTACATCATCAAAAAACTTTATAGCATTTAGAAGTAATAGTCTAGATAATCATACATGGAAAATAGAATTAGAAAAAATTTTAGATATGACTATACCATATAAAAATAACATCAGTTTTGAACAATGTTTTAATTTAGTAGAACTTAAATCAACTGAAAGTGGATATTAA
- a CDS encoding glycosyltransferase gives MNIDGFSIVTITKRKNCISRLIKNFLGQVIPNKELIVVINNDSISIKDFYLYTNLYNNIQVYKLSQNISLGMCLNYACSKSKYNIICKFDDDDYYSPYYLKEAESKFLNYDCDIVGKLKAYVYLSMYNMLLLKVNKVENDYVTTVLGSTICFKKSILDDVKFKDVNCLEDKYFNSDCLKLGYKIYSSSRYNHIIYKHKDPNEHTFASNIPFLIKTSKIIESNVSFYDCFKIVDENKKMS, from the coding sequence ATGAATATTGATGGATTTTCGATTGTTACAATTACTAAAAGGAAAAATTGTATCTCTCGCTTAATTAAAAACTTTTTAGGGCAAGTAATTCCAAATAAAGAGTTGATAGTTGTTATAAATAACGACTCTATCAGCATTAAAGACTTCTATCTTTATACAAATTTATACAATAATATACAAGTATATAAATTATCTCAAAATATATCCCTTGGGATGTGCCTAAATTATGCTTGTAGTAAATCAAAATACAATATTATATGTAAATTTGATGATGACGATTATTATAGTCCTTATTATTTAAAAGAAGCAGAAAGTAAATTTTTAAATTATGACTGTGATATAGTAGGTAAATTAAAAGCATATGTTTACTTATCAATGTATAATATGCTACTATTAAAAGTTAATAAAGTAGAAAATGATTATGTAACTACAGTTTTAGGATCTACTATATGTTTCAAAAAATCAATCTTAGATGATGTCAAATTTAAAGATGTTAATTGTTTAGAGGATAAATACTTTAATAGTGACTGCTTAAAATTAGGTTATAAAATATATTCATCTTCTAGATATAACCATATCATATACAAACATAAAGATCCTAATGAACATACTTTTGCTAGTAATATACCATTTCTAATTAAAACATCAAAAATTATAGAATCTAATGTTTCTTTTTATGATTGTTTTAAAATTGTAGATGAAAATAAAAAAATGAGCTAG
- a CDS encoding CgeB family protein — MNRINSEYKLSKEPDKNMNNKEIKKIEELKIACIFDPFTMSCYKGICELIILDIDKYINQLQMNKPDILLVESAWRGNNGMWTNKIYTNKRENLNDLERVISWCKENKVPTVFWNKEDPVHYEQFLNTSRLFDYIFTTDENSIMRYKQDLSNNNVYILLFAANPKIHNPIKLPNERINKACFAGTFYKYKYKERRDDLKKILDIAIENIGLDIYDRHYNTLNIGYKYTDDFKQYIKGYLDVDKLYIANKGYKIGINVNIVKNSPTMFSRRVFEYLACGTPVISTYSLGIKNIFNDLAVASDDLTELDSEFKNLQDNYYYDKKSIKGIREVLNNHTYEKRLLYILDKINIKIPKYKKKLYVISVVDTMDEFYMINNMYNNQTYKYKNILFITRNKILQVNVNEDIKKNIIVLNNENKEFKIDNLSKFNYIGILRPNNYYGKYYFEDMINATLYTDSNIIGKKSFFKFNQNQLNLVNEGKEFEYVDSIDLDKCILKTDTIQNLGLNKLIENIRLNKIKCAESVYFSIDKYNFIENIKEFKDNIFDYVEI; from the coding sequence ATGAATAGAATTAATTCTGAATATAAGTTAAGTAAAGAACCTGATAAAAACATGAATAACAAAGAAATAAAAAAGATAGAAGAATTAAAAATAGCATGTATATTTGATCCATTTACAATGAGTTGTTATAAGGGAATATGTGAACTTATAATTTTAGATATAGATAAATATATAAACCAATTACAGATGAATAAGCCAGATATATTGTTAGTAGAGTCAGCATGGAGAGGAAATAACGGCATGTGGACTAATAAAATTTATACTAATAAAAGAGAAAATTTAAATGATTTAGAACGAGTAATAAGTTGGTGCAAAGAAAATAAAGTTCCAACCGTATTTTGGAATAAAGAAGATCCAGTTCATTATGAACAGTTTTTAAATACTTCTAGATTATTTGATTATATATTTACAACAGACGAAAACTCTATAATGAGATATAAACAAGATTTAAGTAATAATAATGTTTATATTTTACTGTTTGCAGCAAATCCTAAAATACACAATCCTATAAAATTACCTAATGAAAGAATAAATAAGGCTTGTTTTGCAGGAACATTTTATAAATATAAATATAAAGAAAGAAGAGATGACTTAAAAAAAATATTAGACATTGCTATAGAAAATATAGGTCTTGATATATATGATAGACATTACAATACATTAAATATAGGGTATAAATATACGGATGATTTTAAGCAATATATAAAAGGATATTTAGATGTAGATAAATTATATATTGCTAATAAAGGCTATAAAATAGGTATAAATGTTAATATTGTGAAAAATTCTCCTACTATGTTTTCAAGGCGTGTATTTGAATATCTTGCATGTGGAACACCTGTAATAAGTACTTATTCACTTGGTATAAAAAATATATTTAATGATTTGGCTGTAGCAAGCGATGACTTAACAGAATTAGATAGTGAATTTAAAAATTTACAAGATAATTATTACTATGATAAAAAGTCAATAAAGGGAATAAGAGAAGTATTAAATAATCATACATATGAAAAAAGACTATTATATATATTAGATAAAATAAATATAAAAATACCCAAGTACAAGAAAAAATTATATGTAATAAGTGTTGTAGATACAATGGATGAATTTTATATGATAAATAATATGTATAATAATCAAACGTATAAATACAAAAATATTTTATTTATAACAAGAAATAAAATATTACAAGTCAATGTTAATGAAGATATTAAAAAAAATATAATTGTACTTAACAATGAAAATAAAGAATTTAAAATTGATAACTTATCAAAGTTTAATTATATAGGTATTTTAAGACCTAATAATTATTATGGAAAGTATTACTTTGAAGATATGATAAATGCTACTTTATATACGGATTCTAATATTATAGGTAAAAAATCTTTTTTTAAATTTAATCAAAATCAACTCAATTTAGTAAATGAAGGTAAAGAATTTGAATATGTAGATAGTATAGATTTAGATAAATGTATACTTAAAACAGATACTATACAAAATCTAGGGTTGAATAAATTAATAGAAAATATACGTTTAAATAAAATAAAGTGTGCTGAAAGTGTGTATTTCTCCATAGATAAATATAACTTTATAGAAAATATTAAAGAATTTAAAGATAATATTTTTGATTATGTAGAAATTTAG
- a CDS encoding leucine-rich repeat domain-containing protein, translating into MRKIANQNSFLKKIKTLFTCDSSDSIKQSKLLSIDNSSANDDHEISETNNLNLSSIPDYEFLDTPTNEKEVSNEVSSEENLSNTVSYSDVTIQSTPTPCVRLLGSRGNYYTTGKRHLLFKVDKSKFSYPVPKSTDLYYYPNLPIIQSLETTESIKNMSNTTDITCSSKKVSVPIILEYKEINFKPFVSYSVALYEQKPTTTPPINDPFNINNLDIYSLENDALFLTPFQMCFNKNVPKFTPNQFLVEVTVVSPLGGKVSPTCEFEDYYLYELEVEITLSLAPDVNLSSINQDTLAVLNKKLNKPLNNTIFTVLELASVTEINYANVTNLDYNIFKYLTSLIDLDISNTNAQTNPNFNQLNNLTSLQNLIARDNNFTNLTPFLSLTNLFASLKTIDFGLETTTLFSFDLTQNACLDITPLTNFIGLTGLSLANNLICSLPDTIGNFSNLNTLNIAGTGLIDFSNLSLLGNLTQLNISSNNLNTLPESVLTLGNLTSLKLDNNNISDLTSLSQLTSLKTLSIEGNPIDPTKIGNIPNLEFLDLTSTNLTTEKLLELTIPSSLKTLVISKNAIYDISNLEKYSINVIAKDQLIDYGNISPIEIDSSEPSYTFVLELDFLKDLNGDDPCIDTISEPGKCYTEESCNCQSIIWENVSSTTPADLTFSTFDDNFTGTITLLLVTPIID; encoded by the coding sequence GTGAGAAAAATAGCTAATCAAAATAGTTTTTTAAAAAAAATAAAAACATTATTTACATGTGATTCATCTGATTCTATTAAGCAAAGTAAACTATTGTCCATTGATAATAGCTCAGCTAATGATGATCATGAAATTAGCGAAACAAATAATTTAAATCTAAGTTCTATACCAGATTATGAATTTCTAGATACCCCTACTAATGAAAAAGAGGTATCCAATGAGGTTTCATCTGAAGAAAATCTATCTAACACAGTTTCTTATTCAGATGTTACAATTCAATCTACACCTACACCATGTGTTAGACTTTTAGGCTCTAGAGGTAATTATTACACAACAGGAAAGAGACACTTATTATTTAAAGTAGATAAATCAAAGTTTAGCTATCCCGTACCAAAAAGCACAGATTTATATTACTACCCTAATTTACCTATAATCCAAAGTTTAGAAACAACAGAAAGCATAAAAAATATGTCTAATACTACTGATATCACTTGTTCAAGTAAAAAAGTATCTGTGCCTATAATATTAGAATACAAAGAAATAAACTTTAAACCTTTTGTATCTTATAGTGTGGCCTTGTATGAACAAAAACCTACAACAACTCCACCTATTAATGATCCATTTAATATCAATAATTTAGATATATATTCTCTTGAAAATGATGCTTTATTCTTAACTCCGTTTCAAATGTGCTTCAATAAAAATGTCCCTAAATTTACACCCAATCAATTTTTAGTGGAAGTAACAGTTGTTTCTCCTTTAGGAGGAAAAGTATCTCCTACATGTGAGTTTGAAGATTATTATTTATATGAATTGGAAGTAGAAATTACTTTATCATTAGCTCCAGATGTTAACTTAAGTAGCATAAATCAAGATACTTTAGCTGTTTTAAATAAAAAATTAAATAAACCTTTAAATAATACAATTTTTACTGTACTTGAGCTAGCTTCTGTAACAGAAATAAATTATGCTAACGTTACTAACTTAGACTATAATATATTTAAATATCTTACATCTTTAATAGATTTAGATATATCTAATACAAATGCTCAAACAAATCCTAATTTCAATCAACTTAATAATTTGACTAGCTTACAAAATTTAATAGCTAGAGATAATAATTTTACGAATTTAACTCCATTTTTATCACTAACTAATCTTTTTGCTTCACTTAAAACTATTGATTTCGGTTTAGAAACAACTACATTATTTAGCTTTGACCTTACTCAAAATGCATGCCTTGATATAACACCTTTAACGAACTTTATAGGACTAACTGGCTTAAGTTTAGCTAATAATTTAATTTGTAGCCTACCAGATACTATAGGTAATTTTTCTAATTTAAATACATTGAATATAGCTGGTACTGGTCTTATAGATTTCTCAAACTTATCTTTACTTGGAAATCTAACTCAATTAAATATAAGTAGTAATAATCTAAACACTCTACCTGAAAGTGTATTAACACTAGGAAATTTAACTTCATTAAAATTAGATAATAATAATATTTCAGATTTAACTTCATTGTCTCAACTTACTAGCTTAAAAACTTTATCTATAGAGGGAAATCCTATAGACCCTACAAAAATAGGAAATATTCCTAATCTGGAGTTTTTAGATTTAACAAGTACTAATTTAACTACTGAAAAATTACTTGAACTTACTATACCAAGTTCATTAAAAACTTTAGTAATCTCTAAAAATGCTATATATGATATATCTAATTTAGAAAAATACAGTATAAATGTAATAGCTAAAGACCAACTCATAGATTATGGAAATATATCACCTATAGAAATAGATTCTTCTGAACCATCTTATACATTTGTGTTAGAACTAGATTTTCTAAAGGACTTAAATGGAGATGATCCTTGTATTGATACTATATCTGAACCTGGAAAATGCTATACTGAAGAGAGTTGCAATTGCCAGTCTATAATATGGGAAAATGTATCAAGTACTACTCCTGCAGATTTAACATTCTCTACTTTTGATGATAATTTTACAGGAACGATTACATTATTACTTGTTACACCTATAATAGATTAA